The Humulus lupulus chromosome 3, drHumLupu1.1, whole genome shotgun sequence genome window below encodes:
- the LOC133824994 gene encoding protein EXPORTIN 1A-like, translated as MSMHLSCGVRDLDENIFLVMVIRDLLNLCKITKGKDNKVVIASNIMYVVGQYPRFLRAHWKFLKTVVNKLFEFMHETHPGVQSNIMRRFALET; from the exons ATGTCCATGCATCTGTCATGTGGTGTTAGGGATCTTGAT GAGAACATATTTTTGGTTATGGTCATTCGTGACTTGCTGAATTTATGCAAAATCACGAAAGGGAAGGATAACAAAGTTGTCATCGCAAGTAACATTAT GTATGTTGTTGGACAGTACCCGAGGTTTCTAAGAGCTCACTGGAAGTTCCTAAAAACTGTTGTGAACAAATTGTTTGAGTTCATGCATGAGACACATCCTGGTGTTCAG agcaacatcatgaggaggtttgccttggaaacctga